One window from the genome of Breoghania sp. L-A4 encodes:
- a CDS encoding 3-deoxy-manno-octulosonate cytidylyltransferase, which yields MPASSTASMPERALSALVVIPARMASSRLPDKPLAEIAGEPMIVHVWRQASIAAIGPVVVAADDARIVAAVHAAGGQAVLTRSDHESGSDRVYEAALKTDPDGRHPVILNLQGDVPLIDPDAIRAAFAPLIDPKVDIGTIMTEIRNDEDRNDPGFVKAVTTPVEGPISGRHRALYFTRATAPAGDGPLYQHIGVYAYRRAALERFVSLPPSALEKREKLEQLRALEDGMRIDVTLVASTPMDVNTPEDLARVRKVIEAGKVNV from the coding sequence ATGCCCGCGTCTTCCACCGCATCAATGCCCGAGCGCGCGCTGAGCGCACTGGTTGTAATCCCGGCAAGAATGGCCTCCAGCCGCCTGCCCGACAAGCCTCTGGCGGAGATCGCCGGGGAGCCGATGATCGTGCATGTCTGGCGCCAGGCGAGCATTGCCGCCATCGGACCGGTCGTGGTCGCAGCCGACGATGCGCGAATTGTCGCAGCGGTGCATGCGGCGGGCGGTCAGGCCGTGCTGACAAGATCCGACCACGAATCGGGATCCGACCGGGTGTATGAGGCCGCGCTCAAGACCGATCCCGATGGCCGCCACCCGGTGATCCTCAATCTGCAGGGCGACGTGCCGCTGATCGATCCCGATGCGATCCGCGCGGCGTTTGCGCCGCTCATCGATCCAAAGGTGGACATCGGCACCATCATGACCGAGATCCGCAACGACGAAGATCGCAACGATCCCGGCTTCGTCAAGGCGGTGACCACGCCGGTTGAGGGTCCTATATCGGGCAGGCACAGGGCGCTTTACTTCACCCGCGCCACGGCGCCGGCGGGCGACGGGCCGCTGTATCAGCACATCGGCGTCTACGCCTACCGGCGCGCCGCGCTGGAACGGTTCGTCTCGCTGCCGCCTTCGGCTTTGGAGAAACGCGAGAAGCTGGAACAGCTGCGGGCGCTGGAAGACGGCATGCGCATCGATGTGACGCTGGTGGCGAGCACGCCGATGGATGTGAACACGCCCGAGGACCTGGCCCGCGTGCGCAAGGTCATCGAGGCAGGCAAGGTCAACGTCTGA
- a CDS encoding prephenate dehydratase: MKKIVYQGEPGANSHMACHDAYPDFEAMPCATFEDCFAALEEGRADLGMIPVENSVAGRVADIHHLLPRSELHIIGEYFMPIRFQLMAPKGATLAGLKSVQSHVMALGQCRKLIRARKLEAVIGADTAGSARQIAERGDLTAAALAPELAARTYGLEILARDVEDEAHNTTRFLILSRDNLHAANNGQPVITTLVFRVRNVPAALYKGLGGFATNGVNMTKLESYQLEGQFFASMFYADVEGHPDDRNVGLALEELAFFSAELKVLGVYRASPFREKIREPEANRALRPTPKL, translated from the coding sequence ATGAAGAAGATCGTCTACCAGGGCGAGCCGGGAGCCAACTCCCACATGGCCTGCCATGACGCCTATCCCGATTTTGAGGCGATGCCCTGCGCGACGTTCGAAGACTGCTTCGCGGCACTCGAGGAAGGTCGCGCCGACCTCGGCATGATCCCGGTGGAAAACTCTGTCGCCGGGCGCGTCGCGGACATTCACCATCTGCTGCCGCGCTCCGAGCTGCACATCATCGGCGAATACTTCATGCCGATCCGTTTCCAGCTCATGGCGCCCAAGGGGGCGACGCTGGCGGGTCTCAAGAGCGTGCAGAGCCACGTGATGGCGCTGGGCCAGTGCCGCAAGCTGATTCGCGCGCGCAAGCTCGAGGCGGTGATCGGCGCGGACACCGCCGGTTCCGCGCGGCAGATCGCGGAACGCGGCGATCTGACCGCCGCGGCGCTGGCGCCGGAACTTGCCGCACGCACCTACGGGCTGGAGATCCTGGCGCGCGACGTGGAGGATGAGGCGCACAACACCACACGCTTCTTGATACTCTCGCGCGACAACCTGCACGCGGCCAACAACGGGCAGCCGGTCATCACCACGCTGGTGTTCCGCGTGCGCAACGTGCCTGCGGCGCTGTACAAGGGCCTGGGCGGTTTCGCGACCAATGGCGTCAACATGACCAAGCTGGAATCCTATCAGCTCGAGGGCCAGTTCTTCGCCTCCATGTTCTATGCCGACGTGGAAGGCCACCCGGACGACAGGAACGTGGGACTGGCGCTTGAGGAACTGGCGTTCTTCTCCGCGGAACTGAAAGTGCTCGGCGTCTACCGCGCCAGCCCGTTCCGTGAAAAGATCCGCGAACCGGAAGCCAACCGCGCGCTACGCCCGACACCCAAGCTCTGA
- a CDS encoding cytochrome c family protein encodes MDSFELNKIAGAVLLSLLIVMALGVSSDIIFHSEAPETPGYVIEVADTGDGAAEAAAEPAEEVVPIGTLLASADAANGEKVAKKCAACHTFEQGGANKVGPNLYETVSRTPGTHPGFDYSTAMVEYGADHVWSFENLDHFLEKPKDAVPGTKMGFAGLKKADDRADLLAYMRTLAANPEPLPAVESEVAPAETDAEAPAAEAPATEAPAEAPAQ; translated from the coding sequence ATGGACAGTTTCGAGTTGAACAAGATTGCCGGCGCGGTCTTGCTCTCCCTTCTCATCGTCATGGCGCTCGGGGTCTCCTCGGACATTATCTTCCATTCTGAAGCGCCCGAGACGCCGGGTTACGTGATCGAGGTCGCGGATACGGGCGATGGGGCCGCCGAAGCCGCGGCCGAGCCGGCTGAAGAGGTTGTGCCGATCGGTACGCTGCTGGCCAGCGCGGATGCCGCCAACGGCGAGAAGGTGGCCAAGAAGTGCGCCGCCTGTCATACGTTCGAGCAGGGCGGTGCCAACAAGGTCGGTCCGAACCTCTACGAGACTGTTTCCCGCACGCCGGGTACTCACCCGGGCTTTGACTATTCCACCGCGATGGTTGAGTACGGCGCGGATCATGTCTGGAGTTTCGAAAATCTCGATCACTTCCTCGAGAAGCCGAAGGACGCTGTCCCGGGTACGAAGATGGGCTTTGCGGGCCTGAAGAAGGCCGACGATCGGGCCGATCTACTGGCCTATATGCGCACGCTGGCCGCAAACCCGGAGCCGCTGCCCGCGGTGGAGTCTGAAGTGGCCCCGGCAGAAACGGACGCTGAAGCGCCCGCCGCAGAAGCTCCGGCCACCGAGGCGCCTGCCGAGGCTCCCGCGCAATAA
- a CDS encoding extracellular solute-binding protein: MALCLLSSAVWADEPQWRHATALTGTPKYGPDVTHFDYVNPDAPKGGLVRLSTSGGFDTFNPVLPKGNAAPGSALIYDSLMDLALDEADISAEYGVIASAMRYPEDFGWVEFRLRPEARWHDGEPITVADVTWSFDKQVELSPAHRFYYRNVVKAEAVGDDAVRFTFDVTGNRELPHIMGQLQILPKHWWEGTAPNGEKRSIAEGTLEPPLGSGAYRIKEFDANRQITYERVQDYWAADLPVRVGTNNFDEIRYDSYRDATVLLEAFKGDQYDFRAENSAKNWATGYDFPAVHDGRVILEMFPDKARGIMQAFVPNLRREKFSDPRVREALNLAFDFENANRTTFFGQYKRIDSYFAGTELAATGLPQGKELKILESVRDLVPPEVFITPYVNPVNGDPQKLRDNLRKAVGLLKQAGWELKGRKMVNVKTGEPFEIEFIAQDPGAERYVLPYASNLERIGITMTLRVLDTPQYINRVRGRDFDMTTLGWGQSLSPGNEQREFWGSDSADRPQSRNYAGIRDKGVDALIDKVIFAKDRDELVAATHALDRVLLAHHFVIPQWYLDVSRTARWDRFGHPENIPEYTHGFPEIWWWDEAKAARVGPQR, encoded by the coding sequence ATGGCGCTGTGCCTGTTGTCATCCGCCGTCTGGGCGGATGAGCCGCAATGGCGCCACGCCACCGCGCTGACCGGCACGCCGAAATACGGCCCCGACGTCACCCATTTCGATTACGTCAATCCCGATGCGCCTAAGGGCGGGCTGGTGCGGTTGTCGACATCCGGCGGCTTCGACACGTTCAATCCGGTGCTGCCCAAGGGTAACGCGGCGCCCGGCTCGGCGCTGATCTACGACAGCCTGATGGACCTTGCGCTCGACGAGGCCGATATCAGCGCCGAATACGGCGTGATCGCTTCCGCCATGCGCTATCCCGAGGATTTCGGCTGGGTCGAGTTCCGTCTGCGGCCCGAAGCACGTTGGCACGACGGCGAACCGATCACGGTGGCCGACGTGACCTGGAGCTTCGACAAGCAGGTCGAGCTGAGCCCGGCGCACCGCTTTTACTACCGCAACGTGGTCAAGGCCGAGGCTGTAGGCGATGACGCCGTGCGCTTCACCTTCGACGTGACCGGAAACCGCGAGCTGCCGCACATTATGGGGCAGTTGCAGATCCTGCCCAAGCACTGGTGGGAAGGAACGGCACCCAACGGCGAGAAGCGCAGCATCGCCGAGGGCACGCTGGAACCACCGCTGGGGTCGGGCGCCTATCGCATCAAGGAGTTCGATGCCAATCGCCAGATCACCTACGAGCGGGTGCAGGATTATTGGGCCGCCGATCTGCCGGTGCGCGTGGGCACCAACAATTTCGACGAGATCCGCTACGACTCCTATCGCGACGCGACCGTACTGCTGGAAGCCTTCAAGGGCGACCAATACGATTTCCGCGCGGAGAACAGCGCCAAGAACTGGGCGACAGGCTATGATTTTCCCGCCGTCCACGACGGCCGGGTGATCCTGGAGATGTTCCCTGACAAGGCGCGCGGCATCATGCAGGCCTTTGTGCCGAACTTGCGGCGCGAAAAATTTTCCGATCCCCGCGTGCGCGAGGCGCTGAACCTGGCGTTCGATTTCGAAAACGCCAACCGCACGACGTTCTTTGGCCAGTACAAGCGCATCGATTCCTATTTCGCCGGAACGGAGTTGGCCGCGACTGGCCTGCCGCAAGGCAAGGAGCTCAAGATCCTGGAGAGCGTGCGCGATCTGGTGCCGCCGGAGGTGTTCATCACGCCATACGTCAATCCGGTCAACGGCGATCCGCAGAAACTGCGTGACAACCTGCGCAAGGCGGTGGGCCTGCTCAAGCAGGCTGGCTGGGAGTTGAAGGGCCGCAAGATGGTCAACGTCAAGACGGGCGAGCCCTTTGAGATCGAGTTCATCGCGCAGGATCCGGGAGCCGAGCGCTATGTCCTGCCCTACGCCAGCAATCTCGAGCGCATCGGCATCACGATGACTCTGCGGGTTCTCGACACGCCGCAATACATCAACCGCGTGCGCGGGCGTGACTTCGACATGACGACGCTGGGTTGGGGACAGTCCCTATCGCCGGGCAATGAGCAGCGCGAGTTCTGGGGGTCGGATTCCGCCGACCGTCCGCAATCGCGCAACTATGCCGGCATCCGTGACAAGGGCGTCGACGCGCTGATCGACAAGGTGATTTTCGCCAAGGATCGCGACGAGCTGGTCGCCGCCACCCATGCGCTCGACCGGGTGCTGCTGGCGCACCATTTCGTGATCCCGCAGTGGTATCTCGACGTCAGCCGCACGGCACGCTGGGATCGCTTCGGCCACCCAGAGAATATCCCGGAATACACCCACGGGTTCCCCGAGATCTGGTGGTGGGACGAGGCCAAGGCCGCCCGGGTGGGGCCGCAGAGATGA